Proteins encoded in a region of the Streptomyces sp. NBC_00258 genome:
- a CDS encoding glucarate dehydratase family protein: protein MTTPDSRIRELIVTPIAFRDPPLLNSSGVHEPLALRLILQLVLEDGTVGLGESTGGDIRLERLAAAAQAVVGMDVFDTTAVAAAIDSVLLPTVPSSHERGWTTSAVEVACLDAQGKLLGRPVSDLLGGSVRDAVPFAAYLFYKWAEHPALDGNPAVGDEWGEALDPAGIVEQARLMQQRYGFSSFKLKGGVFPPDEEIAAMKALAEAFPGQPLRLDPNTAWTVETSQYVARELDGFLEYLEDPTPTIPGMAEVAKTSPMPLATNMCVVAWEHLKPAVEQDAIQVLLTDHHYWGGLRRTRELAAVCEAFGIGLSMHSNSHLGISLAAMTHVAAVIPNLDTSCDTHYPWNYADDVIVPGALELRDGAVKVPTGPGLGVELDHDALERLHRVYLDSGMKGRDDTGYMRRVHPEYELKLPRW from the coding sequence ATGACCACCCCCGACAGTCGCATCCGTGAACTGATCGTCACGCCGATCGCCTTCCGCGACCCGCCGCTCCTCAACTCCAGCGGCGTGCACGAGCCCCTCGCCCTGCGGCTGATCCTCCAACTCGTCCTGGAGGACGGCACGGTGGGCCTCGGCGAGTCGACCGGGGGTGACATCCGCCTCGAACGGCTGGCAGCTGCCGCGCAGGCGGTCGTCGGCATGGACGTCTTCGACACCACCGCCGTCGCGGCCGCGATCGACTCCGTCCTGCTGCCCACCGTGCCCAGTTCCCACGAGCGCGGCTGGACCACCTCCGCCGTGGAGGTCGCCTGTCTGGACGCCCAGGGCAAGCTCCTCGGGCGCCCGGTCAGCGACCTGCTGGGCGGCAGCGTCCGTGACGCCGTGCCCTTCGCCGCGTACCTCTTCTACAAGTGGGCCGAACACCCGGCGCTCGACGGCAATCCGGCCGTCGGCGACGAGTGGGGCGAGGCCCTCGACCCGGCGGGCATCGTCGAGCAGGCCCGGCTGATGCAACAGCGGTACGGATTCAGCTCGTTCAAGCTCAAGGGCGGTGTCTTCCCGCCCGACGAGGAGATCGCCGCGATGAAGGCCCTCGCCGAGGCCTTCCCGGGGCAGCCGCTGCGGCTCGACCCCAACACGGCCTGGACGGTGGAGACTTCGCAGTACGTGGCGCGGGAGCTGGACGGCTTCCTGGAGTACTTGGAGGATCCCACCCCCACGATCCCCGGCATGGCCGAGGTCGCGAAGACCTCACCCATGCCGCTGGCCACCAACATGTGCGTGGTCGCCTGGGAGCACCTGAAGCCGGCCGTCGAGCAGGACGCCATCCAGGTCCTCCTCACCGACCACCACTACTGGGGCGGGCTGCGCCGCACCCGTGAACTCGCCGCCGTCTGCGAGGCGTTCGGCATCGGTCTGTCCATGCACTCCAACTCCCACCTCGGTATCAGCCTCGCCGCCATGACCCATGTGGCCGCCGTGATCCCGAACCTCGACACCTCCTGCGACACCCACTACCCGTGGAACTACGCGGACGACGTCATCGTCCCCGGCGCCCTGGAACTGCGGGACGGCGCGGTCAAGGTCCCCACGGGCCCCGGCCTCGGCGTCGAACTCGACCACGACGCCCTGGAACGGCTCCACCGGGTCTATCTCGACTCGGGCATGAAGGGCCGCGACGACACCGGATACATGCGGCGCGTCCACCCCGAGTACGAGCTCAAGCTTCCTCGGTGGTGA
- a CDS encoding carbohydrate ABC transporter permease — protein sequence MSAPALDPVRTPSGEISAARARRGGKQARTTPARFDTALGWSDRPGPAWALRILLCAIALAIFAAPFLTIFSGAFSTNPSGSSLSFLPHDSTLLNVRVAGERGIWDYFSNSLVIAGGGLLLQLAVSVLAAYALARHRFRGQALILTLFMLTMMLPEEVIAIPLSLVLGHVPVVGLDLKGTVWGVILPLGAWGFSVMLLTEFMKDIPTEIEEAARLDGVGELRMLWQVVLPLCKPALGVAGVLGFIMIWDQYLLPLIAAKDPTDYTVTVALSILRTDPEVGSGVVLAGAVIALVPSLVVYLLLQRSLVTGIAAGATKG from the coding sequence ATGAGCGCCCCCGCCCTCGATCCCGTCCGGACCCCGTCCGGTGAGATCTCCGCCGCCCGTGCCCGGCGCGGTGGCAAGCAGGCCCGTACCACCCCCGCCCGCTTCGACACCGCACTCGGCTGGAGCGACAGGCCCGGTCCCGCCTGGGCCCTGCGGATCCTGCTCTGCGCGATCGCCCTCGCGATCTTCGCGGCGCCTTTCCTGACGATCTTCTCGGGTGCCTTCAGCACCAACCCCAGCGGTTCGTCGCTGTCCTTCCTCCCGCACGACTCCACGCTCCTGAACGTCCGCGTGGCCGGCGAGCGGGGCATCTGGGACTACTTCTCCAACTCGCTCGTCATCGCGGGCGGCGGACTGCTGCTCCAGCTCGCCGTCTCGGTGCTCGCCGCCTACGCGCTCGCCCGGCACCGGTTCCGCGGACAGGCCCTGATCCTGACCCTGTTCATGCTCACGATGATGCTCCCCGAGGAGGTCATCGCGATCCCGCTGTCGCTGGTCCTCGGGCATGTCCCGGTCGTCGGACTCGACCTGAAGGGAACCGTCTGGGGCGTGATCCTGCCGCTCGGCGCCTGGGGCTTCTCGGTGATGCTGCTGACCGAGTTCATGAAGGACATACCCACCGAGATCGAGGAGGCCGCCCGTCTCGACGGCGTCGGCGAACTGCGGATGCTGTGGCAGGTCGTCCTGCCGCTCTGCAAGCCCGCGCTCGGCGTGGCCGGTGTCCTCGGCTTCATCATGATCTGGGACCAGTACCTGCTGCCGCTGATCGCCGCCAAGGACCCCACCGACTACACGGTCACCGTCGCCCTGTCGATCCTGCGCACCGATCCCGAGGTCGGCTCGGGTGTGGTCCTCGCCGGTGCCGTCATCGCGCTCGTCCCCAGCCTGGTCGTCTATCTGCTCCTCCAGCGCTCGCTGGTCACCGGCATCGCCGCCGGTGCCACCAAGGGCTGA
- a CDS encoding ABC transporter ATP-binding protein yields MSADEGEQSLATVGLTKTFGGVAALDGATVSFRHGKVNSLIGPNGSGKTTYFNCVTGMIRPDAGRTTYRGRDITAKPPHRIARAGIGRSFQLCRVFPRMTVLDNLLVAVRPPNLLAQLAGARKREETERARYWLTRMGIDHLERAEARNLSWGQQKLLELAGVLMSEPDLILLDEPAGGVNPALIDRICDLVRELNAEGRTFLIVEHNMDLVMSLSDHIVVFDRGRPIAEGPPSVIQSDERVLGAYLGV; encoded by the coding sequence GTGAGCGCGGACGAGGGTGAGCAGAGCCTGGCGACCGTCGGACTCACCAAGACCTTCGGCGGGGTCGCCGCCCTGGACGGGGCCACCGTGTCCTTCCGGCACGGCAAGGTCAACTCCCTGATCGGACCGAACGGCTCCGGCAAGACCACGTACTTCAACTGCGTCACCGGCATGATCCGTCCCGACGCGGGCCGCACGACGTACCGGGGCCGGGACATCACCGCCAAGCCGCCGCACCGCATCGCCCGGGCGGGGATCGGCCGCTCCTTCCAGCTCTGCCGTGTCTTCCCGCGGATGACGGTCCTGGACAACCTGCTCGTCGCCGTACGCCCGCCGAACCTCCTGGCCCAGCTCGCCGGTGCCCGCAAGCGGGAGGAGACGGAACGGGCCCGGTACTGGCTGACCCGCATGGGCATCGACCACCTGGAGAGGGCGGAGGCACGGAACCTGTCCTGGGGGCAGCAGAAGCTGCTGGAACTCGCGGGCGTCCTGATGAGCGAGCCCGACCTGATCCTGCTCGACGAACCGGCGGGCGGGGTCAACCCGGCGCTGATCGACCGCATCTGCGACCTGGTGCGCGAACTCAACGCCGAGGGAAGGACGTTCCTGATCGTCGAGCACAACATGGACCTGGTCATGTCCCTCAGCGACCACATCGTCGTCTTCGACCGCGGGCGGCCGATCGCGGAGGGCCCGCCCTCGGTGATCCAGTCCGACGAACGAGTCCTGGGGGCCTACCTTGGCGTCTGA
- a CDS encoding PQQ-dependent sugar dehydrogenase, producing MTGSPGTRPRLGPSHRPIVLTPLLVLALLLSVLVALPGATAHAAEPITDPIPERPTTSGIGLTVEEFAAFPKSVPPDGPVTDPRLMRHARINYLSELPDGSGRMAVPDLNGKLYLVENGTPRVYLDVAGTFSPAFFGSQGLGMGFGFATFDPRFKKNGRFYTVHTELASATTVVPDMRQASNTVYHGVVTEWTADDPSADTFKGTRREVLRIGFTGRVHGIQQIDFNPTARPHDKDYGLLYLAVGDGGQGARNGEPQSLAVPHGKILRIDPRGSDSANGKYGIPSRNPFVGTAGALGEIYAYGMRDPHRFSWDSGGRNRMYLGHIGEHAIEAVYEVRAGDNLGWSEREGAFVFDKAATDPCAKIQPLPADDEKYGYTYPVAAYDHDPPADWNCTSDVGRAIVGGFVLRDRDLPELYGKYVFGDLVDGRLLYADTKDMRRGGTDLAKLYDLMLYDESGTRVTLQDLAGDDRVDLRFGQDADGGLYLLSKANGRIWKVTGTRKFASCDTGGTKVTNVMAGRNWAPVTPSKWRFPGREAILAEAGAARPGPRRPFEYAVLTAGPPAFGSVRIDAQVRLDTPVEITNRDVIIVFGHQSDTKFYYAHLSTDNTIYPHNGIFVVNDADRLRLEDQWNGTTGAPPAVTDSAWHKVRVVHCPGTGEIAVYLDGSKQPLMTAVDTTLSSGRVGFGSFDNTGRMRDLKVTGAGGAALTR from the coding sequence ATGACCGGATCCCCCGGCACCAGACCCAGACTCGGGCCCAGCCACAGGCCCATCGTCCTGACACCGTTACTCGTTCTCGCCCTGTTGCTGTCCGTCCTCGTCGCCCTGCCCGGCGCCACGGCCCACGCGGCCGAACCGATCACCGACCCGATCCCCGAGCGGCCCACCACCTCCGGCATCGGGCTGACCGTCGAGGAGTTCGCCGCCTTCCCGAAGAGCGTGCCGCCGGACGGTCCCGTCACCGATCCGCGTCTGATGCGGCACGCCCGTATCAACTACCTGAGCGAACTCCCCGACGGTTCGGGCCGGATGGCCGTGCCGGACCTCAACGGCAAGCTGTATCTCGTCGAGAACGGCACCCCGCGCGTCTATCTCGACGTCGCCGGCACCTTCTCCCCCGCGTTCTTCGGCAGCCAGGGTCTCGGCATGGGCTTCGGGTTCGCCACGTTCGACCCCCGCTTCAAGAAGAACGGCCGCTTCTACACCGTCCACACCGAGCTGGCCTCCGCCACCACCGTCGTGCCCGACATGCGGCAGGCGTCGAACACGGTGTACCACGGCGTCGTCACCGAGTGGACGGCCGACGACCCCTCCGCCGACACCTTCAAGGGCACTCGCCGCGAGGTCCTCCGCATCGGCTTCACGGGCCGCGTCCACGGCATCCAGCAGATCGACTTCAACCCCACCGCCCGGCCCCACGACAAGGACTACGGGCTGCTCTATCTCGCCGTCGGCGACGGCGGCCAGGGTGCCAGGAACGGCGAACCGCAGAGCCTGGCCGTGCCGCACGGCAAGATCCTGCGCATCGATCCGCGGGGCAGCGACAGCGCCAACGGCAAGTACGGCATCCCGTCCCGCAACCCCTTCGTCGGCACCGCCGGTGCCCTCGGCGAGATCTACGCGTACGGCATGCGCGACCCGCACCGGTTCAGCTGGGACTCCGGCGGCCGCAACCGTATGTACCTCGGCCACATAGGTGAGCACGCCATAGAGGCCGTGTACGAGGTGAGGGCCGGCGACAACCTCGGCTGGAGCGAACGCGAGGGCGCCTTCGTCTTCGACAAGGCCGCAACCGATCCCTGCGCCAAGATCCAGCCGCTGCCCGCCGACGACGAGAAGTACGGCTACACGTATCCCGTCGCCGCCTACGACCACGACCCGCCCGCCGACTGGAACTGCACCTCCGACGTCGGACGGGCGATCGTCGGCGGCTTCGTCCTCCGCGACCGCGACCTGCCCGAGCTGTACGGCAAGTACGTCTTCGGCGACCTCGTCGACGGCAGGCTCCTCTACGCCGACACCAAGGACATGCGCCGGGGTGGCACGGACCTGGCCAAGCTGTACGACCTGATGCTGTACGACGAGAGCGGCACCCGGGTGACCCTGCAGGACCTGGCCGGGGACGACCGGGTCGACCTGCGCTTCGGGCAGGACGCCGACGGCGGGCTCTATCTGCTCTCCAAGGCCAACGGCAGGATCTGGAAGGTGACCGGCACCCGGAAGTTCGCCTCCTGCGACACCGGCGGCACGAAGGTCACCAACGTCATGGCCGGACGGAACTGGGCCCCGGTCACCCCGTCCAAGTGGCGGTTCCCCGGGCGTGAGGCGATCCTCGCCGAGGCCGGGGCCGCCCGCCCCGGTCCCCGACGTCCCTTCGAGTACGCCGTGCTCACCGCGGGTCCCCCGGCCTTCGGCTCCGTACGGATCGACGCACAGGTCCGTCTCGACACACCCGTCGAGATCACCAACCGGGACGTGATCATCGTCTTCGGCCACCAGTCGGACACGAAGTTCTACTACGCGCACCTGTCGACCGACAACACCATCTATCCGCACAACGGGATCTTCGTCGTCAACGACGCCGACCGGCTGCGCCTGGAGGACCAGTGGAACGGCACCACCGGTGCGCCACCGGCCGTCACCGACTCGGCCTGGCACAAGGTGCGGGTGGTGCACTGCCCCGGCACCGGTGAGATCGCGGTCTACCTCGACGGCTCGAAACAGCCCCTGATGACCGCCGTCGACACCACGCTCTCCTCCGGCCGGGTGGGCTTCGGCTCGTTCGACAACACCGGGCGGATGCGCGACCTGAAGGTCACCGGCGCGGGCGGAGCTGCCCTCACACGGTGA
- a CDS encoding ABC transporter ATP-binding protein, with translation MASDSGSSTVSPSPSGSGPSSHSDSGFLLELDDIRAGYGRAALVLRGLTVRVPAGAVVCLVGPNGAGKSTVLKVASGLLAPRSGRVLVDGVDVTGRGPQQLLAAGVAHVLQGHSVFREMTVAENVLLGGYTIKDKAVVAERADFVRDLFPLVAERWTSLAGLLSGGQQKQVEFARSLMVRPRVVLLDEPSMGLDPKTTGVVFEQIVRMREAGTAVLLVEQNARRALETADIGCVLDLGRVHISGPARELLADPQLGELYLGGRPAQPPAAPKR, from the coding sequence TTGGCGTCTGACTCCGGCTCCTCCACTGTCTCCCCGTCCCCCTCCGGCTCCGGCCCCTCCTCGCACTCCGACTCCGGATTCCTTCTCGAACTCGACGACATCCGCGCCGGATACGGACGGGCGGCCCTGGTGCTGCGCGGTCTGACGGTCCGGGTGCCCGCCGGAGCCGTGGTGTGCCTGGTCGGCCCGAACGGCGCCGGCAAGTCCACCGTGCTGAAGGTGGCCAGCGGTCTGCTCGCGCCGCGCTCCGGCCGGGTCCTGGTCGACGGCGTGGACGTCACCGGCCGCGGGCCGCAGCAACTGCTCGCCGCGGGAGTCGCCCATGTCCTCCAGGGACACAGCGTCTTCCGGGAGATGACGGTCGCCGAGAACGTCCTCCTCGGCGGCTACACCATCAAGGACAAGGCGGTCGTCGCCGAGCGCGCCGACTTCGTACGCGACCTCTTCCCGCTCGTCGCCGAACGCTGGACGAGCCTGGCCGGGCTGCTCTCCGGCGGCCAGCAGAAGCAGGTGGAGTTCGCCCGCTCGCTGATGGTCAGGCCCCGGGTGGTGCTGCTCGACGAGCCGTCCATGGGGCTCGACCCGAAGACGACGGGCGTGGTCTTCGAGCAGATCGTGCGGATGCGGGAGGCGGGCACGGCCGTACTGCTGGTCGAGCAGAACGCCCGCCGCGCCCTTGAGACCGCCGACATCGGCTGCGTACTCGACCTCGGACGGGTCCATATCTCGGGTCCGGCAAGGGAGTTGCTCGCCGATCCACAGCTCGGCGAGCTCTACCTCGGGGGCAGGCCGGCTCAGCCACCGGCCGCGCCCAAGAGGTGA
- a CDS encoding ABC transporter substrate-binding protein → MGDVRRGRRLAATLAAAALLFGTAACGADSDSADSGDPNALEVWTRSNPDSAATYDRVFAAFTKKTGIKIDYQPVVNFDQQLQSRASTKDLPDVMINDTALMGSYQHQGLLKPIDPASISGHGQIDAKTWSSTVGLDGRHYGVPYSRQAMTLMVRKDWREKLGLPQPKTWQDMLALAKAFATRDPDGDGKKDTYGMVAPGSAQNGYVAWWGASYLWQGGAKIIEPDGKGGYRPVMDSAAAVRTVSWMKDNLFCGDKNVVQPGALTAVTSTATNFQDGNAGMYLTGPYNIVTFDGTLGKDKFEVLPAPAGPAGSDALAEGENVYFGAKTGKDEQEKALAAFLVSPEGQKLAMTGKNQPVVRIPVNTTLDAAKVHDDPRWSVVQKAYREASEQFPNAPDFAPIKQDTADSLNALFTYCGSDVGAGLKELDDTLAGDLKDQDLMP, encoded by the coding sequence ATGGGTGACGTACGACGAGGCCGCCGCCTGGCCGCCACGCTCGCCGCGGCGGCGCTCCTGTTCGGAACGGCCGCCTGCGGTGCCGACTCCGACTCCGCCGACAGCGGTGACCCGAACGCCCTGGAGGTGTGGACCCGGAGCAATCCGGACTCCGCGGCCACCTACGACCGCGTGTTCGCCGCCTTCACCAAGAAGACCGGCATAAAGATCGACTATCAGCCGGTCGTCAACTTCGACCAGCAGCTGCAGAGCCGGGCGTCCACCAAGGACCTGCCCGACGTCATGATCAACGACACCGCGTTGATGGGCAGCTACCAGCACCAGGGTCTGCTGAAGCCCATCGACCCCGCGTCGATCTCCGGGCACGGCCAGATCGACGCCAAGACCTGGTCCTCCACCGTGGGGCTCGACGGCAGGCACTACGGCGTCCCGTACTCGCGCCAGGCCATGACCCTGATGGTCCGCAAGGACTGGCGCGAGAAGCTCGGACTGCCGCAGCCGAAGACCTGGCAGGACATGCTCGCGCTCGCCAAGGCCTTCGCCACCCGCGACCCGGACGGCGACGGCAAGAAGGACACGTACGGGATGGTCGCCCCCGGCAGCGCCCAGAACGGCTACGTCGCCTGGTGGGGCGCGAGCTATCTCTGGCAGGGCGGCGCGAAGATCATCGAGCCGGACGGCAAGGGCGGCTACCGGCCCGTCATGGACTCGGCGGCCGCCGTACGCACCGTCAGCTGGATGAAGGACAACCTCTTCTGCGGGGACAAGAACGTCGTCCAGCCCGGCGCGCTGACGGCCGTCACCTCGACCGCCACCAACTTCCAGGACGGAAACGCCGGCATGTACCTCACCGGCCCCTACAACATCGTCACCTTCGACGGGACGCTCGGCAAGGACAAGTTCGAGGTCCTGCCCGCCCCCGCGGGACCGGCCGGCTCCGACGCGCTGGCCGAGGGCGAGAACGTCTACTTCGGCGCCAAGACCGGCAAGGACGAGCAGGAGAAGGCACTCGCCGCGTTCCTCGTCTCGCCCGAGGGCCAGAAGCTCGCCATGACCGGCAAGAACCAGCCCGTCGTCCGTATCCCCGTCAACACCACGCTGGACGCCGCGAAGGTGCACGACGACCCGCGCTGGAGCGTGGTGCAGAAGGCGTACCGCGAGGCCTCCGAGCAGTTCCCGAACGCCCCGGACTTCGCACCGATCAAGCAGGACACCGCCGACAGCCTCAACGCGCTGTTCACCTACTGCGGCAGCGATGTCGGCGCCGGCCTCAAGGAGCTCGACGACACCCTCGCCGGTGACCTCAAGGACCAGGACCTGATGCCATGA
- a CDS encoding glycoside hydrolase has translation MMKRRSLLAAAGGTLLGSALATGTARADATVAVNPGTSYGRWEGWGTSLAWWANVFGARDDFADIFFTTKSVAYGGRTLPGLGMNIARYNLGACSPNSVGGQSMVASPNIPAFKQIEGYWQDWNNEDPTSSAWDWTADANQRAALVKAVQRGAVTELFANSPMWWMCSNHNPSGASGGGNNLQSWNYRQHASHLAAVALRAKNNWGVNFATVDPFNEPSSSWWTATGTQEGCHMDAAVQAAVLPYMRSELDTRGLSGIRISASDETSYDLARTTWNSFGASTKALVSQVNVHGYQGSGGRRDLLHTDVVTTAGKKLWNSETGDSDGTGLTLASNLCLDFRWLHPTAWVYWQVMDPSTGWAMIAYNASTLQPTTVQTKYYVMAQFSRHIRPGMTILDTGVGYAVAAHDATQKRLVVVAVNSGAAQTLTFDLSRFAQVTGGSGGLVRRWNTLTSGSGDLYTARSDTYLNGKSLSVPFAAASVQTFEIDGVTV, from the coding sequence ATGATGAAGCGCAGATCGCTGCTGGCGGCGGCGGGTGGCACACTGCTGGGCAGTGCGCTGGCGACGGGTACCGCCCGCGCCGACGCGACCGTCGCAGTCAACCCCGGTACCAGCTACGGGCGTTGGGAGGGATGGGGGACCTCGCTCGCGTGGTGGGCCAACGTGTTCGGCGCGCGGGACGACTTCGCCGACATCTTCTTCACCACCAAGTCCGTGGCGTACGGCGGCAGGACGCTGCCGGGCCTCGGCATGAACATCGCCCGCTACAACCTGGGCGCGTGCAGCCCGAACAGCGTGGGCGGCCAGTCCATGGTCGCCTCGCCCAACATCCCGGCCTTCAAGCAGATCGAGGGCTACTGGCAGGACTGGAACAACGAGGACCCCACCTCCTCCGCCTGGGACTGGACGGCGGACGCCAACCAGCGCGCCGCCCTGGTGAAGGCCGTCCAACGGGGCGCCGTCACCGAACTGTTCGCCAACTCGCCCATGTGGTGGATGTGCAGCAACCACAACCCGTCGGGCGCGTCCGGCGGCGGCAACAACCTCCAGTCCTGGAACTACCGGCAGCACGCCTCCCACCTGGCGGCCGTCGCCCTGCGCGCGAAGAACAACTGGGGCGTGAACTTCGCGACCGTCGACCCGTTCAACGAGCCCTCGTCGTCCTGGTGGACCGCCACCGGCACCCAGGAGGGCTGCCACATGGACGCCGCCGTCCAGGCCGCCGTCCTCCCGTACATGCGCAGTGAACTCGACACGCGGGGCCTGTCCGGCATCAGGATCTCCGCCTCCGACGAGACGAGCTACGACCTGGCCCGTACGACCTGGAACTCCTTCGGGGCGTCGACGAAAGCACTGGTCAGCCAGGTCAACGTGCACGGCTACCAGGGTTCGGGCGGCCGCCGGGACCTCCTCCACACGGACGTCGTGACGACCGCCGGCAAGAAGCTCTGGAACTCCGAGACCGGTGACAGCGACGGCACCGGTCTCACCCTGGCGAGCAACCTGTGCCTGGACTTCCGCTGGCTGCACCCGACCGCCTGGGTCTACTGGCAGGTGATGGACCCCTCGACGGGCTGGGCGATGATCGCGTACAACGCGAGCACCCTGCAGCCGACCACCGTCCAGACCAAGTACTACGTGATGGCCCAGTTCAGCCGCCACATCCGCCCTGGGATGACCATCCTCGACACCGGCGTGGGCTACGCGGTCGCCGCCCACGACGCCACGCAGAAGCGCCTGGTCGTCGTGGCCGTCAACTCCGGTGCCGCGCAGACGCTCACCTTCGACCTGTCCCGCTTCGCCCAGGTCACGGGCGGCAGCGGCGGGCTCGTACGGCGCTGGAACACGCTCACCTCAGGCAGCGGCGACCTCTACACGGCACGCTCGGACACCTACCTCAACGGCAAGAGCCTGAGCGTGCCGTTCGCCGCCGCCTCGGTGCAGACCTTCGAGATCGACGGTGTCACCGTGTGA
- a CDS encoding 5-dehydro-4-deoxyglucarate dehydratase encodes MKFQGVLFFPVTPFDTNGDLDEDRLAQHVEAGVAAGAGGVFVACGTGEFHALSPDEIERATRIAVTTTAGRVPVLAAAGGPVPVAADQAARIERAGADGILLLPPYLVSAPQQGLVRYVREVTAATELPVVFYQRGSARLTGETAAEIAGLPGVVGLKDGIGDIERMHRIVRAVRAVPGTEDFQFFNGLPTAEMTAPAYRGIGVGLYSSAVFAFAPEIALAFHRALDEGDETLVGTLLDEFYGPLVQLRDEVPGYAVSLVKAGVTIRGLDVGGVRAPLLDPTPEHLARLTKIIAHGLEAVRA; translated from the coding sequence ATGAAGTTCCAAGGAGTGCTGTTCTTCCCGGTCACCCCGTTCGACACGAACGGAGATCTCGACGAGGACCGGCTCGCCCAGCACGTCGAGGCAGGCGTCGCCGCCGGAGCGGGTGGCGTCTTCGTCGCCTGCGGCACCGGCGAGTTCCACGCCCTGTCTCCGGACGAGATCGAGCGCGCGACCCGGATCGCGGTGACCACGACCGCGGGCCGCGTACCCGTCCTCGCGGCCGCGGGCGGCCCGGTGCCCGTCGCCGCCGACCAGGCCGCCCGCATCGAACGGGCGGGCGCCGACGGCATCCTGCTCCTGCCGCCCTACCTGGTGAGCGCACCCCAACAGGGCCTCGTGAGATACGTACGGGAGGTCACCGCCGCCACCGAACTGCCCGTCGTCTTCTACCAGCGCGGCTCCGCCCGTCTCACCGGTGAGACGGCCGCCGAGATCGCCGGCCTGCCCGGTGTCGTCGGACTAAAGGACGGCATCGGCGACATCGAGCGGATGCACCGCATCGTGCGGGCCGTACGGGCCGTGCCGGGCACCGAGGACTTCCAGTTCTTCAACGGCCTGCCCACCGCCGAGATGACCGCGCCCGCCTACCGCGGCATCGGTGTCGGGCTCTACTCGTCGGCGGTGTTCGCCTTCGCCCCGGAGATCGCCCTCGCCTTCCACCGGGCCCTCGACGAGGGAGACGAGACACTGGTCGGCACGCTCCTCGACGAGTTCTACGGACCCCTCGTCCAACTCCGCGACGAGGTACCCGGATACGCGGTGTCGCTGGTCAAGGCCGGCGTCACGATCCGGGGCCTGGACGTCGGCGGCGTCCGGGCACCCCTGCTCGACCCCACGCCGGAGCACCTCGCCCGGCTGACGAAAATCATCGCCCACGGCCTGGAGGCAGTCCGCGCATGA
- a CDS encoding carbohydrate ABC transporter permease: MTATVTTAPRRRGVLTRKALLPWVFLAPGLLLALVFKFVPMGKGIWLSFFEVRPFLGDRWVGLDNYTRVLTDHRFQEAIGNTLLLGIGMSLGAIVVGFLLALLLEGQARSLKFVRTAVFLPVVTATAVVGELWRLMYYPTSDGLMNSALGFLGLGPVPFLDNPDTALWATMAMGIWMTAPYNMVILLAGLAGVDRTLYEAAAMDGVSLRQRLRYVTLPAIRPALAIVLTLAAIRGLRVFTEVYVLTGGGPAGSTEVWMTRAYTLGFTRNDIGGASAASVVLLCVTLLLTVTVNYFRKRGDVR; this comes from the coding sequence ATGACCGCAACCGTGACCACAGCCCCCCGGCGGCGCGGAGTCCTCACCAGGAAAGCCCTGCTTCCCTGGGTGTTCCTCGCCCCTGGCCTGCTGCTCGCCCTCGTCTTCAAGTTCGTCCCGATGGGCAAGGGCATCTGGCTCAGCTTCTTCGAGGTACGGCCCTTCCTCGGCGACAGGTGGGTCGGACTCGACAACTACACCCGGGTCCTGACCGACCACCGCTTCCAGGAGGCGATCGGCAACACCCTGCTCCTCGGCATCGGCATGTCCCTCGGCGCCATCGTCGTCGGGTTCCTCCTCGCCCTGCTCCTCGAAGGCCAGGCCCGCTCGCTGAAGTTCGTCCGCACCGCGGTCTTCCTGCCGGTCGTCACCGCGACCGCGGTGGTCGGTGAGCTGTGGCGGCTCATGTACTACCCGACCTCCGACGGCCTCATGAACAGCGCCCTCGGCTTCCTCGGCCTCGGACCCGTGCCGTTCCTCGACAACCCCGACACGGCCCTGTGGGCGACCATGGCCATGGGCATCTGGATGACGGCCCCCTACAACATGGTGATCCTCCTCGCCGGACTCGCCGGCGTGGACCGGACGCTGTACGAGGCCGCCGCGATGGACGGCGTCTCGCTCCGGCAGCGACTGCGGTACGTCACCCTGCCCGCGATCCGCCCAGCCCTCGCCATCGTCCTCACCCTCGCCGCGATCCGCGGACTCAGGGTGTTCACCGAGGTGTACGTCCTCACCGGCGGCGGTCCCGCCGGATCCACCGAGGTGTGGATGACCCGTGCCTACACCCTCGGCTTCACCCGCAACGACATCGGCGGCGCCTCGGCGGCCTCCGTCGTCCTGCTCTGCGTGACGCTGCTGCTCACCGTCACGGTCAACTACTTCCGAAAGAGGGGAGACGTGCGATGA